One region of Mucilaginibacter sp. 14171R-50 genomic DNA includes:
- a CDS encoding LytTR family DNA-binding domain-containing protein translates to MNINKCIIIDDEPYAIEGLRTYISSIPNLSVVKSYTDPVQALIDLATADMVDLILLDIDMPKITGIELSREIRQKTRKLVFTTSYTQYGYEAFEAEADAYLLKPYTLSKFAATITRLFPKEEKSKLDIRTSDDYFFVKNKDDNLKIVKIRYDEVIAVESKQNYVLIHTLTKKVLTYMSLTEISKIFRQFPNFEQFQRSYIIGKDHIDSIDGNTIKMVNGLQITIGEYYKKDFTTFMSEKLIKARRKD, encoded by the coding sequence ATGAATATAAATAAATGTATTATCATAGATGATGAGCCTTACGCGATTGAGGGCTTGAGAACCTATATTAGTTCGATTCCAAATTTGAGTGTAGTTAAATCTTATACCGATCCGGTGCAAGCTTTAATTGACCTGGCTACAGCCGATATGGTTGATTTGATCCTTTTAGATATTGACATGCCTAAAATAACAGGGATAGAATTATCCAGAGAAATCCGACAAAAAACCCGTAAACTGGTGTTCACTACTTCTTATACTCAATATGGTTACGAAGCATTTGAGGCTGAGGCTGATGCGTACCTGCTGAAGCCTTATACACTATCCAAATTTGCCGCTACCATTACTAGACTCTTTCCAAAAGAGGAAAAATCTAAACTGGATATAAGGACATCTGATGATTATTTCTTCGTGAAAAATAAAGACGACAATTTAAAGATTGTAAAAATCAGATATGACGAGGTGATTGCTGTGGAAAGCAAACAAAACTATGTGCTGATCCATACGCTCACAAAAAAAGTCCTCACCTATATGTCATTGACCGAAATCTCCAAAATATTCCGGCAATTTCCAAACTTTGAACAATTCCAACGGAGTTATATTATTGGAAAGGATCATATTGACTCTATTGATGGTAATACGATCAAAATGGTTAATGGCCTTCAGATTACTATTGGAGAATATTATAAAAAGGATTTTACAACATTTATGTCGGAAAAATTGATAAAGGCAAGGCGTAAAGATTAA
- a CDS encoding Crp/Fnr family transcriptional regulator: MQSHRLFDVLFSMNPLPKELANEANRKDLIEYINSKIGFSHHTHRQLLLNPGQIADHIYFVESGMARGYYDDELKEKEYTICLWDEQTIITEPQSFLKRTPSQLYIEVMPGSRLLSISRQHLSDIINAFPYAEIFTRCLMLQYVSYHTKRTHDLISLSAWERYLDLLQKHPKIEQKISKEIIASYLGITPQSLSRLIKDNGHP, encoded by the coding sequence ATGCAGTCACATCGTTTATTTGACGTGCTTTTTAGCATGAATCCGCTGCCGAAAGAATTAGCAAATGAGGCAAATCGCAAAGATTTAATAGAATATATCAATTCAAAAATTGGTTTTAGCCATCATACTCATCGTCAGCTTTTGTTAAATCCCGGCCAAATAGCTGATCACATCTATTTTGTCGAAAGTGGGATGGCAAGGGGTTATTATGACGATGAGCTAAAGGAGAAAGAGTATACTATCTGCTTATGGGATGAGCAAACCATTATTACAGAGCCTCAAAGCTTTTTAAAACGCACTCCTTCTCAATTATATATAGAGGTGATGCCTGGCAGCAGATTATTGTCGATATCCAGGCAACATCTGTCAGATATTATTAACGCGTTCCCGTATGCCGAAATATTTACCAGATGTCTAATGCTGCAATATGTTTCTTATCACACCAAAAGAACTCATGACCTGATCAGTCTTTCAGCTTGGGAAAGATACTTGGACTTACTCCAAAAACATCCTAAAATCGAACAAAAGATTTCGAAGGAAATCATTGCCTCTTATCTCGGTATTACTCCACAATCCCTTAGCCGACTCATCAAGGATAATGGCCACCCATAA
- a CDS encoding TlpA disulfide reductase family protein, with protein MKNTINKCLLTLIFIFSTSVVYSQNDTLKEIHIGEHVPNIALSGFIDDTLQKVQLSNLYKNKLLILDFWATWCRPCISELTKLDTLKKQFSNQIEIVAVGYQSFSTINDFLKKRPELRPKNYFVLANDNILSRKLFPHKGIPHMVWIDSAGKVIAITGGEDVNFKNIKEIVKGKVLPLRAKIDIKNFDFTKTFHLKDSSFLGRSIFTGHTNGILSYETYGTYKSVIPHMIDRIFMDNISIRDLYWTAAFQHQICWGNYGRIILEIKDSLKYMQPRFAPESYQRSKYYNSINSSDWAQDNSYCYELQMPEPRMDTILYQYMISDLNRYLNLNGRFEKRNMQCYILKYRNKHLNILNESKKQHKHFITTQNVTKLTEILNANINQDQIVDETGIKNALIDFDINGLKAGITPEQINAILNRSGLYIIKVKRMVPVFVISEYY; from the coding sequence ATGAAAAACACTATAAATAAGTGTCTCTTAACGCTCATATTCATTTTTTCAACATCGGTTGTATATTCTCAAAATGACACACTAAAAGAAATACATATAGGTGAACATGTCCCTAATATTGCTTTATCAGGATTTATAGATGACACCTTGCAAAAAGTTCAATTAAGTAACCTATATAAAAATAAATTGTTAATCCTGGATTTTTGGGCGACCTGGTGTCGCCCTTGTATAAGCGAATTAACAAAACTGGACACCCTTAAAAAGCAGTTCAGTAATCAAATAGAAATTGTAGCAGTCGGTTACCAATCATTTTCTACAATTAATGATTTCTTAAAAAAAAGACCTGAATTACGCCCTAAAAACTATTTTGTACTGGCTAACGATAATATTTTATCCAGAAAACTATTCCCTCACAAGGGAATACCGCATATGGTTTGGATTGATTCCGCAGGAAAAGTGATCGCTATAACTGGAGGTGAGGATGTCAACTTTAAAAATATAAAAGAAATTGTGAAGGGCAAAGTATTGCCTCTAAGAGCAAAAATTGATATCAAGAATTTTGATTTTACAAAGACGTTTCATTTGAAGGATTCTTCGTTTTTAGGCCGATCAATCTTTACTGGTCATACAAATGGAATTTTGTCGTATGAAACTTACGGCACCTATAAGTCAGTAATTCCTCATATGATTGATCGAATATTTATGGACAATATTTCTATCAGAGATTTATATTGGACAGCAGCATTTCAACATCAAATTTGCTGGGGTAATTATGGACGAATTATTTTAGAGATAAAAGATTCATTAAAGTACATGCAACCACGATTTGCCCCCGAATCTTACCAAAGATCAAAATACTATAATAGTATTAACAGTAGTGACTGGGCTCAAGATAATTCGTATTGTTATGAATTGCAGATGCCTGAACCACGCATGGATACTATACTTTATCAATATATGATATCAGATCTAAATAGATATTTGAACTTGAATGGCCGGTTTGAAAAAAGGAATATGCAATGTTATATTTTAAAATACAGAAATAAGCATCTTAATATTTTAAATGAATCAAAAAAACAACATAAACATTTTATTACAACGCAAAATGTTACTAAGCTTACTGAAATTTTAAATGCCAATATAAATCAAGACCAAATCGTTGATGAAACTGGCATTAAAAATGCATTGATAGACTTTGATATAAATGGTTTGAAAGCAGGGATAACACCTGAACAAATTAATGCCATCTTAAACAGAAGTGGGCTATATATAATAAAAGTTAAAAGGATGGTTCCAGTTTTCGTTATATCTGAATATTATTAA
- a CDS encoding sensor histidine kinase, with protein sequence MKRIFRSWLKKYRLHILIWIVFILYESLTIGWLLGVFGNPITYLAHYIIIISLFYLHANWSLPWAMKNGKTMLWKLPLILLLEIMVFILISFLVDKFLITIHILINKGPLILNFQYSLKTFFRDLYFIGFATGYFFLITYNKEKRKTNELEKQRLNDIIYRQKSEQELIKAQNAFLKAQINPHFLFNTLDFIYHNIVSLSPTAADTVITLAEMMRYAIDSDKMGDFIPLGDEIDQVENLLYLNQIRKNHGLGFQLQYEKDVRQIHLIPLVLLTMVENIFKHGNLTEQGHDALVRIYLKDGALFIETENLIDNKKKDAGNHMGLSNIQHRLNYAYGDGITFSYHADETNHFKVQLGIPFLQLKVPGETLGLSTGNDIILPHDSAGQI encoded by the coding sequence ATGAAAAGGATTTTCAGAAGTTGGCTTAAAAAATACAGGCTCCATATATTAATATGGATAGTATTTATTCTATATGAATCGCTTACCATCGGTTGGCTCCTGGGCGTATTTGGAAATCCGATAACATATCTTGCACACTATATTATCATAATTTCCCTTTTCTATTTGCATGCCAACTGGTCTTTGCCCTGGGCAATGAAAAATGGAAAAACTATGCTTTGGAAACTACCACTTATTCTCTTGCTGGAAATAATGGTTTTTATTTTAATATCTTTTTTAGTGGATAAATTCTTGATTACTATCCACATTCTTATTAATAAAGGGCCTCTAATATTAAACTTTCAGTATAGCTTAAAAACTTTTTTTAGAGATCTTTATTTTATTGGCTTTGCAACAGGCTACTTTTTTCTAATTACCTACAATAAGGAAAAAAGAAAGACAAATGAGTTGGAAAAACAGCGGTTAAATGACATCATTTATCGACAAAAATCTGAGCAGGAATTGATTAAAGCGCAAAATGCTTTCCTAAAAGCACAAATTAACCCCCATTTTTTATTTAACACTTTAGATTTTATCTATCACAATATTGTATCCCTATCCCCAACTGCCGCTGATACGGTTATAACGCTGGCTGAGATGATGCGTTACGCGATAGATTCCGACAAAATGGGTGACTTTATCCCTTTAGGTGATGAAATAGACCAAGTAGAAAATCTTCTTTATTTGAATCAAATCAGGAAGAATCACGGACTAGGTTTTCAATTGCAGTATGAAAAAGATGTCCGGCAAATACATTTAATTCCTTTGGTACTACTGACAATGGTAGAAAACATTTTTAAGCATGGCAACTTAACAGAGCAAGGACACGATGCGTTGGTCCGTATTTATTTAAAGGACGGGGCACTTTTTATCGAAACCGAAAATTTAATAGACAACAAAAAAAAGGATGCCGGAAACCATATGGGATTAAGCAACATACAACATAGATTAAACTATGCCTATGGCGATGGTATAACATTTAGCTATCATGCAGACGAAACCAATCATTTTAAAGTTCAATTGGGCATTCCCTTTTTACAATTGAAAGTGCCTGGTGAAACTTTAGGTCTTTCAACAGGTAATGATATAATATTGCCTCATGACTCCGCTGGTCAGATATAA
- a CDS encoding MauE/DoxX family redox-associated membrane protein, giving the protein MKNILTHFCITFLFLLFVYTSASKFLDHDKFVFQMQLAPVPLMKILAPLFGWLVPSVEMIIAIGFAVGFFIPSIKIKSLYASVILLGAFEFYIVLMLLSGSRLPCTCGGIISNMGWKQHLFFNAFFILTSFLSIKYLQKHKVLAATEFGGNKHKILSRA; this is encoded by the coding sequence ATGAAAAATATATTAACCCATTTTTGTATAACATTTCTCTTCCTGTTGTTTGTATATACATCGGCCAGCAAGTTTTTAGACCACGATAAATTTGTATTTCAAATGCAACTTGCCCCAGTACCGTTAATGAAAATACTTGCTCCTCTTTTTGGATGGCTGGTGCCATCTGTTGAAATGATTATTGCCATAGGATTCGCTGTTGGTTTTTTTATTCCTTCAATCAAAATTAAATCGCTGTATGCATCTGTTATTTTATTAGGTGCATTCGAGTTTTATATTGTCCTCATGCTTTTATCAGGATCACGTCTTCCCTGTACCTGTGGCGGTATTATATCCAATATGGGTTGGAAACAACATTTATTCTTTAATGCTTTTTTTATCCTGACAAGCTTTTTATCAATTAAATATTTGCAAAAACATAAAGTATTGGCGGCAACTGAATTTGGCGGCAATAAACATAAAATACTTTCTCGCGCGTAA
- a CDS encoding lantibiotic dehydratase, with product MKLKVLDMPLCRTPIFSVKDALEERWQDLKILIRQASPSFYKVIENLDFHELEATDKKISFSIWKYFNRAKYRATPFGSFAAFTVLPLSMDSSTLVLDENLLRKHFVDWQQKDAFTNDFARVVKDSLWFQTNSTVYTVGDEIRFIRIKNGCFEMASVSGFPELNTIITLCKEKTAKQEIYDYVKSNYQLHIKSVDRLLEQLLNLQLLLTELFPNITGQDYFERLNIERPVSTDLYTISERKLIKGGFNEKKIQEISGLIRFMQVNLPDTANSTLTNFRAAFLKKFEKNAVPLSVVMDPEIGIGYGNLGHHLKDQDLINVLETIGKNEHPDLQISYTKLHHFLLNSLIRGGDIRLEEFDEAKTEIALPLPNTFSIMYRFYGDQPVIENMGGCTANALIGRFTIASPELEKLGKQIASLEEKANPGIIFFDIAYQAERQVDNVNRRKQLYDKELPILTWSCDPSPIDFDDILVGISNSEVILWSKKFEKRMVPRIPSAYNYTRSDLAVYRFLCDLQHQGIKSDLSFKIQQFFPNLDHYPRVAYKSVIVSPAMWRVPKAILLAASQPLEPLTALSNWLKEYRVNFRFKAGFADQTLCFDPAIEADRIAFLHFCRQNLSKVIYISEALIPNELDVSDDKGKPYLTEYIVNYAHEGNVYSGSQHLINYKQYNRSLNSISLPGGDWLYFEIYCHPSRSNAVLTIQIAAFLEEGEQNIRKWFFIRYEDPKPHLRLRLQLKDTSQGYLFINRLNSFLEEDCLKGLISDIQIKTYFREVQRYGETRISLVEFFFYTDSRLILSLLRKNHSPAHLYAITLRIMKRFLEFCFEDIAAQIAFTTNMANSFREELKMNPESFKKINQSFEKHKLKNTQVDPGSVRFFRSYEKQFLKIMNRCDNSTERANMVGDLLHMHINRLFISDQRSHEAILYHYLLKDLKFHQALSIVKRECPIEL from the coding sequence ATGAAGTTGAAAGTATTAGATATGCCCCTTTGCCGAACGCCTATATTCAGTGTAAAAGATGCGCTGGAGGAAAGATGGCAGGATTTGAAAATACTTATCAGGCAGGCTTCGCCTTCATTTTATAAGGTTATTGAAAATTTAGACTTTCACGAATTAGAAGCAACCGACAAAAAAATAAGCTTTTCCATATGGAAGTATTTTAACAGGGCCAAATATAGGGCGACGCCTTTTGGAAGTTTCGCCGCGTTTACCGTCCTTCCGTTGTCAATGGATTCCTCAACCTTAGTCTTGGATGAAAATTTGTTACGCAAACACTTTGTGGACTGGCAACAAAAGGATGCCTTTACAAATGATTTTGCCAGGGTCGTCAAAGACTCGCTATGGTTTCAAACAAATTCTACCGTTTATACAGTTGGGGATGAGATACGATTTATCCGTATTAAAAATGGATGTTTTGAAATGGCTTCAGTATCAGGTTTTCCGGAACTAAACACTATTATAACCCTTTGTAAAGAAAAAACTGCTAAACAGGAAATTTACGATTATGTGAAATCCAATTATCAACTGCATATAAAATCTGTTGATAGACTTCTTGAACAACTTTTAAACCTTCAGCTCCTTCTAACGGAACTGTTTCCAAACATAACCGGTCAAGATTATTTTGAACGGTTAAACATTGAAAGGCCGGTCTCAACAGATTTGTACACGATCTCTGAGCGCAAATTAATCAAGGGCGGGTTCAATGAAAAAAAAATCCAGGAAATTTCAGGTTTGATCAGATTTATGCAAGTGAATTTACCTGATACTGCTAATAGCACATTGACTAACTTTCGTGCCGCATTCCTTAAAAAGTTCGAAAAAAATGCTGTTCCCCTGAGTGTTGTAATGGACCCAGAAATTGGGATTGGCTATGGCAACCTTGGTCATCATTTGAAAGATCAGGACCTGATAAATGTCTTAGAAACTATAGGCAAAAACGAACACCCTGATTTACAGATTTCTTATACCAAATTACACCATTTTCTATTGAATTCGTTAATAAGAGGCGGCGATATCCGGTTGGAGGAGTTCGATGAAGCTAAAACGGAAATCGCATTACCTCTACCAAACACCTTTAGTATCATGTATCGTTTCTATGGTGATCAGCCTGTGATAGAAAATATGGGGGGCTGTACGGCAAATGCGTTGATTGGGCGTTTTACTATTGCAAGCCCGGAACTTGAAAAACTCGGTAAGCAAATCGCATCCCTGGAAGAAAAAGCAAATCCTGGTATAATTTTTTTCGACATTGCCTACCAGGCTGAAAGACAAGTTGACAATGTAAACCGGCGTAAACAACTTTATGACAAAGAGCTGCCTATATTGACCTGGTCATGTGATCCGTCGCCGATTGATTTTGACGATATTCTTGTAGGGATCAGCAATTCCGAAGTAATCCTTTGGTCAAAGAAATTTGAGAAACGAATGGTTCCCCGTATTCCATCGGCTTACAATTATACCCGCTCAGATCTGGCCGTTTACCGGTTTCTATGTGACCTTCAACACCAGGGAATCAAATCTGACCTGAGTTTTAAAATCCAGCAATTTTTCCCTAATCTCGATCACTATCCGCGCGTAGCATACAAGAGTGTAATTGTTTCGCCGGCCATGTGGCGGGTGCCAAAGGCCATCTTACTAGCAGCAAGTCAGCCATTAGAACCACTAACGGCTTTGAGTAACTGGCTGAAAGAGTATAGGGTTAATTTTCGTTTTAAGGCAGGATTTGCTGACCAGACGTTATGCTTTGACCCTGCTATAGAAGCGGATAGGATTGCATTTCTGCATTTTTGTCGCCAAAACCTATCAAAAGTTATTTACATTTCCGAAGCGTTAATACCAAACGAATTAGATGTTTCAGATGACAAGGGCAAACCATACTTAACCGAATACATAGTAAATTATGCACATGAAGGTAATGTCTATTCGGGGAGTCAACATTTAATAAATTACAAGCAGTATAATCGGTCGTTAAATAGTATCTCTTTGCCAGGAGGGGACTGGCTTTATTTTGAAATATACTGTCATCCTTCCAGAAGTAACGCTGTGCTGACTATACAAATTGCTGCTTTTTTAGAAGAAGGTGAACAGAATATCAGAAAATGGTTTTTCATCAGGTATGAAGATCCTAAACCACATCTTCGCTTACGCCTGCAATTAAAGGATACATCACAAGGATACCTTTTCATTAATCGCCTGAATTCGTTTTTGGAAGAAGACTGTCTAAAGGGATTAATCTCTGATATTCAAATAAAGACCTATTTCCGTGAAGTCCAGCGGTATGGAGAAACAAGGATTAGCTTAGTTGAATTTTTTTTCTACACAGATAGCAGACTTATATTATCCCTGTTGAGAAAAAATCACTCACCCGCGCATCTATACGCTATTACTTTAAGAATAATGAAGCGATTTTTAGAATTTTGTTTTGAAGATATAGCTGCCCAAATAGCTTTTACCACAAACATGGCAAATAGCTTTAGAGAAGAATTGAAAATGAATCCGGAAAGTTTTAAAAAAATAAATCAATCATTTGAAAAGCATAAATTAAAAAACACGCAAGTTGACCCAGGTTCTGTTCGGTTCTTTCGCAGTTATGAAAAGCAATTTCTTAAAATCATGAATCGTTGCGATAACAGCACTGAAAGAGCGAATATGGTAGGAGATTTATTACATATGCATATTAACCGACTGTTTATATCTGACCAGCGGAGTCATGAGGCAATATTATATCATTACCTGTTGAAAGACCTAAAGTTTCACCAGGCACTTTCAATTGTAAAAAGGGAATGCCCAATTGAACTTTAA
- a CDS encoding helix-turn-helix transcriptional regulator — MLVFGTQIHIVTAVFIGLEILMFIFQLASYFYWPGDKNRGRYLLLLFLMLLYNITGGLFPDPKIGIPINIQEMIAYGTGFLMASYFPYYFYKGFELKELRWHALFGVPLFLMLPYLIFFVIVYAINGKLNVDIRFGMIVPFIYAIVLLWVMFRAIRNNYEINRNKNEYLEEISMYCAVTPWLALALFGLVEENQLIEVLCTNTGIIIITVLFLTKSVSNARQEFTRKLKESAIDGISPEEFLASCLHYSLTRTEILIVQKLYKGMKNREIADSMFISSETVKKHIQNIFRKALVNNRAALIHKLQNRREQ; from the coding sequence ATGCTGGTATTCGGAACACAAATTCATATTGTCACAGCAGTATTCATTGGACTTGAAATATTGATGTTCATTTTTCAATTGGCCAGTTACTTCTATTGGCCGGGAGATAAAAATCGTGGCCGGTATTTATTATTGCTGTTTTTAATGTTGTTATACAATATTACTGGCGGCCTCTTTCCTGATCCTAAGATTGGTATCCCCATCAACATCCAGGAGATGATTGCTTACGGCACTGGTTTTCTTATGGCTTCTTATTTCCCATATTACTTTTATAAAGGATTTGAACTGAAAGAATTGCGCTGGCACGCACTGTTCGGAGTACCATTATTCCTGATGCTTCCCTACCTGATATTCTTTGTCATCGTTTATGCGATAAATGGCAAGTTAAATGTAGATATCCGTTTTGGGATGATTGTACCCTTTATCTATGCGATTGTATTGCTTTGGGTTATGTTCAGGGCAATTCGGAATAACTATGAGATAAATCGTAACAAGAACGAATACCTGGAGGAAATCTCAATGTACTGTGCAGTTACTCCCTGGTTAGCTTTAGCACTCTTCGGCCTGGTAGAAGAGAATCAGTTGATAGAAGTACTTTGCACGAATACGGGCATCATCATTATCACAGTTCTTTTTCTGACTAAATCCGTCAGCAATGCAAGACAGGAATTCACCAGGAAACTTAAAGAATCGGCCATTGATGGCATAAGCCCGGAAGAATTCCTGGCTAGTTGTCTGCATTACAGTTTGACAAGAACGGAGATCCTGATCGTACAGAAATTGTATAAAGGAATGAAAAATAGAGAAATCGCTGATAGCATGTTTATTTCAAGCGAAACCGTTAAAAAGCACATTCAAAATATATTCAGAAAAGCCTTAGTAAATAACAGGGCAGCCTTAATTCATAAACTACAAAATCGTCGCGAGCAATAA
- a CDS encoding RagB/SusD family nutrient uptake outer membrane protein, with the protein MKKVNIFLILAVILVNYSCKKVLSIDPPKNQLTPDKVFDNSSSLNAATSNLYTVLGAVDGNFIPAVSTYTDELITTNVDATSTEFSNGILTSENTRVLSVWQNLYSAIYKANALIEGLKTSVSIPDSVKTQCLGEALFMRAYCLFMLTNVYGDVPLVTSTNVTINAMAPKVSGKLIYQQVIDDLKEATSLLPVNYTGDGEKIRANKWVAVAFLAKAYLYTGDYANAETQATQIISSGQYTLTNLNNVFLANNSEAILQLWNTSGYSNLSFVPASGKPSYQISLSLLNAFEPGDNRKSNWINSTIISGTTYFYPYKYKLRTITTGTNAEYTMYMRLGEVYLIRAEARVQQNHLADALSDLNIIRNRAGLGNITGSSTQASLLTTIFHERQVELFYESGNRFFDLKRSGTISSVLTPIKPLWKSTGSIFPIPQSEELKDPNLIQNPGYNN; encoded by the coding sequence ATGAAAAAAGTTAATATATTTTTAATTCTTGCAGTGATTTTAGTTAATTATTCCTGCAAAAAAGTTTTAAGCATAGATCCTCCGAAAAATCAGTTAACCCCCGATAAGGTTTTTGATAACAGTAGTTCATTGAATGCAGCTACTTCAAATCTTTACACAGTTCTTGGTGCGGTTGATGGCAATTTTATTCCCGCGGTTTCGACCTATACTGATGAATTAATTACTACTAATGTTGATGCAACCTCGACAGAATTTTCCAATGGCATACTTACTTCGGAAAATACAAGAGTGTTAAGTGTCTGGCAAAATCTTTATTCAGCCATTTATAAAGCTAATGCCTTGATTGAAGGTCTTAAAACCTCAGTATCTATCCCGGATTCTGTTAAAACGCAATGTTTAGGTGAGGCCTTATTTATGAGAGCTTATTGTCTTTTTATGCTAACCAACGTTTACGGCGATGTTCCTTTAGTGACTTCGACAAATGTCACTATTAATGCTATGGCTCCAAAAGTCTCAGGAAAGTTAATCTACCAGCAAGTCATCGATGATCTTAAAGAGGCAACTTCACTTTTACCAGTTAATTATACTGGCGATGGTGAAAAAATCAGGGCAAATAAATGGGTTGCAGTCGCTTTTTTAGCTAAAGCATATCTTTATACCGGAGATTATGCCAATGCGGAAACACAGGCGACACAAATAATTTCATCTGGACAATACACCTTAACTAATTTGAATAATGTGTTTCTGGCAAATAACAGTGAAGCTATTCTGCAACTATGGAATACAAGTGGATATTCGAATTTAAGTTTTGTGCCTGCTTCAGGTAAACCCTCCTACCAAATATCACTATCCTTATTAAATGCATTTGAGCCTGGTGATAACAGGAAAAGTAATTGGATAAATAGCACAATTATTTCAGGTACAACTTATTTTTATCCTTATAAGTATAAACTACGGACGATAACTACCGGGACCAATGCCGAATATACAATGTATATGCGACTTGGAGAGGTATATCTGATCAGAGCGGAAGCAAGGGTACAGCAAAATCACCTGGCAGATGCACTTTCAGATTTGAATATCATAAGGAACCGTGCCGGTTTGGGAAACATCACGGGCAGTTCCACCCAGGCATCGTTACTAACAACTATCTTTCATGAAAGACAGGTGGAATTGTTTTATGAGAGTGGTAATCGATTTTTTGACTTAAAACGTTCCGGGACTATTAGCTCCGTTCTGACTCCTATTAAACCCCTGTGGAAATCTACAGGCTCAATATTTCCTATACCTCAATCTGAAGAGTTAAAAGATCCAAATTTAATCCAAAACCCAGGTTATAATAATTGA
- a CDS encoding N-acetyltransferase, with translation MIKAEAIDKTTVINVLSSSFEDNQSVNFIVSQDEKRARRIQALMDYSYEICSLFGEVWLSDDKNACALILYPHQKRTTLKSIWLDIRLIVQAIGLSGISNALKREAKIKHLQPKEEMTYLWFIGVDPDFQHRDIGNKLLKEIIIHSNQKKLPVYLETSTLRNIPWYESHGFHTYNQLELGYTLFFLKRKPDK, from the coding sequence ATGATAAAGGCTGAAGCTATTGACAAAACAACGGTAATAAATGTGTTGAGTAGTTCATTTGAAGATAACCAGAGTGTGAATTTTATCGTCAGCCAGGATGAGAAAAGAGCACGACGAATACAAGCTTTAATGGATTACTCGTATGAGATATGTTCGCTATTTGGTGAGGTGTGGTTATCTGATGATAAAAATGCCTGTGCTTTAATATTATATCCGCATCAAAAACGTACCACGTTAAAATCAATTTGGCTTGACATCAGGCTGATTGTCCAAGCCATTGGTCTGAGCGGTATAAGCAACGCATTGAAGCGTGAAGCAAAAATCAAACATTTGCAACCCAAAGAAGAAATGACGTATCTCTGGTTTATTGGCGTTGATCCGGACTTTCAGCATAGGGATATCGGCAACAAATTATTGAAAGAAATCATAATCCATTCAAACCAAAAAAAGCTGCCAGTATATCTGGAAACTTCCACTTTAAGGAATATACCATGGTACGAATCACATGGTTTTCATACCTATAACCAATTGGAGTTGGGGTATACCTTGTTCTTTTTGAAACGTAAGCCAGATAAGTAA